Below is a genomic region from Caldisericota bacterium.
CATCCAACGCTATTTTTTTTGCTCCATTTCTTCTCGCCTCTATTTCGATCTTAGTAATTAAATCTGTTCCTATGCCCATTCCTCTATATTCCGGATAAACAGCGACGTTGCTGATATAATGCTCCTCTCTATTGACCCATCCGGTTACATCCCTGGCCTTTAAAAAAAGAGGGAGTCTTTTAATGAAATTTAACTCCATATACTTTAGCAATAATAAGCCAGTCCTCAAATCTTCCTGTTTTTTTGAGCGCCAATCATATTCTAAAATCATTCCAGCTCTCTTGCCACCACTCTCCGCAAAATAGACATGCCGGAAACTAAATAGATTATACTGTTGCGAGAACAAATACTGTAATATAGATTTGAATCTATTGCCGTACAGCTTTTTAAAAAATAACGGAGCAGAAAGTATAATGAGGCTGATAAAATCTTCAACATCACCTAGCAACGCTCTTCGCATTATAATTTCGTTTCTCATATCAAGACAACGCCCCCTAATACTTCAATGCATACAAAACCTTTCGCTTCTCACTTGACCTTCTAACTTCAGTAATAT
It encodes:
- a CDS encoding GNAT family N-acetyltransferase, producing MRNEIIMRRALLGDVEDFISLIILSAPLFFKKLYGNRFKSILQYLFSQQYNLFSFRHVYFAESGGKRAGMILEYDWRSKKQEDLRTGLLLLKYMELNFIKRLPLFLKARDVTGWVNREEHYISNVAVYPEYRGMGIGTDLITKIEIEARRNGAKKIALD